One Euwallacea fornicatus isolate EFF26 chromosome 14, ASM4011564v1, whole genome shotgun sequence genomic region harbors:
- the LOC136343289 gene encoding aminoacylase-1-like isoform X3 — MPNSADQKDALDDQAIKNFQEYLQIPSVHPNINYEPCIKFLRAQANSLGLPITVTSVAEGKPIAIITWTGSEPTLPSILLNSHMDVVPVFEDKWTYKPFSAHIDEKGDIFARGTQDMKSVGIQYLEAIRRLKLDGVVLKRTLHVSFVPEEEVGGVDGMKPFVLTPEFKKLNVGFALDEGMATETDTFAVFYGERNIWHMIIHCPGTPGHGSLLLKNTAGEKVAYILNKFFEFRKQEVAKLASDSSLTLGDVTTVNLTQVKGGVQSNVVPPELVIVIDCRLAVTRDNEAWEALVNNWCKEAGEDVWIEWEQKEPQVGATKLDASNPYWVAFKQTMDDLNLDLNPIICPGGTDARYVRQQGIRAIGFSPMNLSKTTLHAHNEYLNSEIFLKGILIYYNVIIKLGNLG, encoded by the exons atgccAAACTCAGCTGATCAGAAGGACGCATTAGATGATCAGGCTAttaagaattttcaagaatatttgcaaattccaAGTGTTCATCCGAATATCAACTATG AGCCGTGCATTAAGTTTCTGCGTGCACAGGCAAACAGCCTGGGTCTTCCCATCACAGTCACTTCGGTAGCTGAAGGAAAACCAATCGCCATTATAACATGGACCGGATCCGAGCCTACTTTACCCTCCATTCTTCTGAACAGTCACATGGATGTAGTGCCTGTGTTTGAG GATAAATGGACTTACAAACCATTCAGCGCACACATAGACGAAAAAGGAGACATTTTTGCGAGAGGCACTCAGGATATGAAATCTGTGGGAATTCAATACCTTGAAGCTATCAGGAGATTAAAACTTGACGGGGTAGTTTTGAAACGGACGCTGCATGTTTCGTTTGTTCCTG AGGAAGAAGTTGGTGGAGTGGATGGAATGAAACCATTCGTGCTCACTCCCGAGTTCAAGAAATTGAACGTCGGATTTGCGTTAGATGAGGGCATGGCCACTGAAACTGATACGTTCGCGGTATTTTACGGAGAAAGGAATATTTGGC atatgATTATTCACTGTCCTGGCACACCTGGTCATGGCTCTCTGCTTTTGAAGAACACAGCAGGCGAGAAAGTCGCCtatattttgaacaaattctTTGAGTTCCGGAAACAAGAAGTAGCAAAACTGGCCAGTGATTCCAGCCTAACTCTGGGTGATGTCACTACCGTTAATTTAACACAGGTCAAG GGTGGCGTTCAGTCAAACGTAGTGCCTCCTGAACTAGTCATAGTAATAGATTGCCGCCTAGCAGTGACACGTGACAATGAAGCATGGGAGGCTTTGGTCAATAACTGGTGTAAGGAGGCAGGGGAAGATGTTTGGATTGAGTGGGAGCAAAAAGAACCCCAAGTAGGGGCCACCAAACTCGATGCTTCTAATCCTTATTGGGTAGCTTTTAAACAAACTATGGATGATCT TAATTTGGACCTAAATCCAATCATATGTCCCGGTGGTACTGATGCCAGATATGTGCGGCAACAGGGCATACGGGCAATTGGATTTTCACCAATGAACCTATCGAAAACAACTTTGCATGCACATAATGAGTATTTAAatagtgaaatatttt
- the LOC136343289 gene encoding aminoacylase-1-like isoform X1, with amino-acid sequence MNAKFEAMILGESSVSRRNHKQLKFKMPNSADQKDALDDQAIKNFQEYLQIPSVHPNINYEPCIKFLRAQANSLGLPITVTSVAEGKPIAIITWTGSEPTLPSILLNSHMDVVPVFEDKWTYKPFSAHIDEKGDIFARGTQDMKSVGIQYLEAIRRLKLDGVVLKRTLHVSFVPEEEVGGVDGMKPFVLTPEFKKLNVGFALDEGMATETDTFAVFYGERNIWHMIIHCPGTPGHGSLLLKNTAGEKVAYILNKFFEFRKQEVAKLASDSSLTLGDVTTVNLTQVKGGVQSNVVPPELVIVIDCRLAVTRDNEAWEALVNNWCKEAGEDVWIEWEQKEPQVGATKLDASNPYWVAFKQTMDDLNLDLNPIICPGGTDARYVRQQGIRAIGFSPMNLSKTTLHAHNEYLNSEIFLKGILIYYNVIIKLGNLG; translated from the exons GTGAAAGTTCTGTCAGTCGTCGAAACCACAAGCAacttaaattcaaaatgccAAACTCAGCTGATCAGAAGGACGCATTAGATGATCAGGCTAttaagaattttcaagaatatttgcaaattccaAGTGTTCATCCGAATATCAACTATG AGCCGTGCATTAAGTTTCTGCGTGCACAGGCAAACAGCCTGGGTCTTCCCATCACAGTCACTTCGGTAGCTGAAGGAAAACCAATCGCCATTATAACATGGACCGGATCCGAGCCTACTTTACCCTCCATTCTTCTGAACAGTCACATGGATGTAGTGCCTGTGTTTGAG GATAAATGGACTTACAAACCATTCAGCGCACACATAGACGAAAAAGGAGACATTTTTGCGAGAGGCACTCAGGATATGAAATCTGTGGGAATTCAATACCTTGAAGCTATCAGGAGATTAAAACTTGACGGGGTAGTTTTGAAACGGACGCTGCATGTTTCGTTTGTTCCTG AGGAAGAAGTTGGTGGAGTGGATGGAATGAAACCATTCGTGCTCACTCCCGAGTTCAAGAAATTGAACGTCGGATTTGCGTTAGATGAGGGCATGGCCACTGAAACTGATACGTTCGCGGTATTTTACGGAGAAAGGAATATTTGGC atatgATTATTCACTGTCCTGGCACACCTGGTCATGGCTCTCTGCTTTTGAAGAACACAGCAGGCGAGAAAGTCGCCtatattttgaacaaattctTTGAGTTCCGGAAACAAGAAGTAGCAAAACTGGCCAGTGATTCCAGCCTAACTCTGGGTGATGTCACTACCGTTAATTTAACACAGGTCAAG GGTGGCGTTCAGTCAAACGTAGTGCCTCCTGAACTAGTCATAGTAATAGATTGCCGCCTAGCAGTGACACGTGACAATGAAGCATGGGAGGCTTTGGTCAATAACTGGTGTAAGGAGGCAGGGGAAGATGTTTGGATTGAGTGGGAGCAAAAAGAACCCCAAGTAGGGGCCACCAAACTCGATGCTTCTAATCCTTATTGGGTAGCTTTTAAACAAACTATGGATGATCT TAATTTGGACCTAAATCCAATCATATGTCCCGGTGGTACTGATGCCAGATATGTGCGGCAACAGGGCATACGGGCAATTGGATTTTCACCAATGAACCTATCGAAAACAACTTTGCATGCACATAATGAGTATTTAAatagtgaaatatttt
- the LOC136343289 gene encoding aminoacylase-1-like isoform X2, which produces MNAKFEAMILGESSVSRRNHKQLKFKMPNSADQKDALDDQAIKNFQEYLQIPSVHPNINYEPCIKFLRAQANSLGLPITVTSVAEGKPIAIITWTGSEPTLPSILLNSHMDVVPVFEDKWTYKPFSAHIDEKGDIFARGTQDMKSVGIQYLEAIRRLKLDGVVLKRTLHVSFVPEEEVGGVDGMKPFVLTPEFKKLNVGFALDEGMATETDTFAVFYGERNIWHMIIHCPGTPGHGSLLLKNTAGEKVAYILNKFFEFRKQEVAKLASDSSLTLGDVTTVNLTQVKGGVQSNVVPPELVIVIDCRLAVTRDNEAWEALVNNWCKEAGEDVWIEWEQKEPQVGATKLDASNPYWVAFKQTMDDLHLNLKTQIFPGGTDSRFVRSLGVPAIGFSPINNTPVLLHDHNEYLNKDVFVEGVGIYYKLLRAIANV; this is translated from the exons GTGAAAGTTCTGTCAGTCGTCGAAACCACAAGCAacttaaattcaaaatgccAAACTCAGCTGATCAGAAGGACGCATTAGATGATCAGGCTAttaagaattttcaagaatatttgcaaattccaAGTGTTCATCCGAATATCAACTATG AGCCGTGCATTAAGTTTCTGCGTGCACAGGCAAACAGCCTGGGTCTTCCCATCACAGTCACTTCGGTAGCTGAAGGAAAACCAATCGCCATTATAACATGGACCGGATCCGAGCCTACTTTACCCTCCATTCTTCTGAACAGTCACATGGATGTAGTGCCTGTGTTTGAG GATAAATGGACTTACAAACCATTCAGCGCACACATAGACGAAAAAGGAGACATTTTTGCGAGAGGCACTCAGGATATGAAATCTGTGGGAATTCAATACCTTGAAGCTATCAGGAGATTAAAACTTGACGGGGTAGTTTTGAAACGGACGCTGCATGTTTCGTTTGTTCCTG AGGAAGAAGTTGGTGGAGTGGATGGAATGAAACCATTCGTGCTCACTCCCGAGTTCAAGAAATTGAACGTCGGATTTGCGTTAGATGAGGGCATGGCCACTGAAACTGATACGTTCGCGGTATTTTACGGAGAAAGGAATATTTGGC atatgATTATTCACTGTCCTGGCACACCTGGTCATGGCTCTCTGCTTTTGAAGAACACAGCAGGCGAGAAAGTCGCCtatattttgaacaaattctTTGAGTTCCGGAAACAAGAAGTAGCAAAACTGGCCAGTGATTCCAGCCTAACTCTGGGTGATGTCACTACCGTTAATTTAACACAGGTCAAG GGTGGCGTTCAGTCAAACGTAGTGCCTCCTGAACTAGTCATAGTAATAGATTGCCGCCTAGCAGTGACACGTGACAATGAAGCATGGGAGGCTTTGGTCAATAACTGGTGTAAGGAGGCAGGGGAAGATGTTTGGATTGAGTGGGAGCAAAAAGAACCCCAAGTAGGGGCCACCAAACTCGATGCTTCTAATCCTTATTGGGTAGCTTTTAAACAAACTATGGATGATCT acatCTCAATCtcaaaactcaaatatttccTGGCGGTACCGATAGCAGATTCGTACGTTCACTTGGTGTACCTGCTATTGGATTCTCGCCGATCAACAATACACCTGTTCTCTTACATGACCACAATGAGTATCTCAATAAAGACGTGTTTGTTGAAGGTGTTGGCATTTATTATAAACTCTTGAGAGCCATagcaaatgtttaa
- the LOC136343291 gene encoding uncharacterized protein isoform X1, with the protein MEVEIHVASIAPPPRNDKSAPKPSLLAPRDQSNVIENQLAKVEVEEIVLVTLVLLLWVGAIALFFNRWGKIRMLEPYQPKFNNQEPHRPSCPSGSSTVHPPLSTSLPRIQKVTTQRMSFSKYNVNALTDPLSILPSPIIKRPRRSSVFVGSSLMLNKSPRRAKSAADIHYIGVMDNRRLSSSLTGSLTPFVSRDRRPSLITIERPSDRPIFISSRRRPSVTIERSQFPKGRRSSCFVMERTSSATHRNCNSFESSAVWRTPSMTVTNERRSCGSYPHPTISIALPSDNKSDDGGDSIPLEYIKKQPRKPKISRSFEQPIKPKMKPERMALSLDVSSISNISRKSSLPEKDRSFPGSLRLDEITAAEPLLENQ; encoded by the exons ATGGAAGTGGAAATTCATGTTGCGTCCATCGCCCCACCGCCTCGCAATGACAAAAGTGCCCCTAAGCCCTCGTTATTGGCACCTAGGGACCAGTCCAATGTTATAG AGAACCAATTAGCTAAGGTAGAAGTAGAAGAAATCGTGTTAGTGACTCTAGTTTTACTGCTTTGGGTGGGAGCTATCGCGCTATTTTTCAATCGATGGGGCAAAATCCGCATGCTGGAGCCGTATCAgccaaaattcaataatcaGGAGCCCCATCGTCCGTCCTGTCCTTCGGGCTCCTCTACCGTACACCCTCCTCTGAGTACTAGTTTACCCAGGATCCAAAAAGTTACTACA CAACGAATGTCATTTAGCAAGTACAATGTAAATGCTTTAACAGACCCTTTATCCATCCTGCCTTCTCCCATCATTAAAAGGCCTAGGAGAAGCTCTGTTTTTGTGGGTAGTTCATTGATGTTAAATAAATCTCCCCGTCGAGCTAAGTCTGCTGCTGATATCCATTATATCGGTGTAATGGATAATCGCCGATTATCAAGCTCACTGACTG GTTCTTTAACGCCTTTCGTTTCTCGAGATCGTAGACCTTCCCTGATTACTATCGAGAGACCAAGCGACCGACCAATTTTCATATCTTCACGTCGCCGTCCATCTGTCACTATCGAAAGGTCTCAGTTTCCTAAGGGTAGGCGATCTTCGTGCTTTGTCATGGAAAGAACCTCCTCCGCCACTCATAGAAATTGTAATAGTTTTGAAAGCTCTGCTGTTTGGAGAACACCTTCCATGACGGTCACTAATGAACGAAGATCATGCGGAAG CTACCCTCATCCTACCATCAGTATAGCTCTGCCATCCGATAATAAATCAGACGACGGAGGAGATTCCATACCCCTGGAATACATCAAGAAGCAGCCCAGGAAACCGAAAATCTCACGTAGTTTCGAACAGCCCATAAAACCTAAGATGAAGCCAGAACGTATGGCTCTCAGTCTAGATGTCAGCAGTATTTCCAACATTAGCAGGAAATCCTCCTTGCCAGAAAAAGATCGGTCTTTTCCAGGTAGTTTACGGCTGGATGAAATTACAGCAGCTGAGCCTTTGCTGGAAAATCAGTAA
- the LOC136343291 gene encoding uncharacterized protein isoform X2, with amino-acid sequence MEVEIHVASIAPPPRNDKSAPKPSLLAPRDQSNVIENQLAKVEVEEIVLVTLVLLLWVGAIALFFNRWGKIRMLEPYQPKFNNQEPHRPSCPSGSSTVHPPLSTSLPRIQKVTTQRMSFSKYNVNALTDPLSILPSPIIKRPRRSSVFVGSSLMLNKSPRRAKSAADIHYIGVMDNRRLSSSLTGSLTPFVSRDRRPSLITIERPSDRPIFISSRRRPSVTIERSQFPKGRRSSCFVMERTSSATHRNCNSFESSAVWRTPSMTVTNERRSCGSIALPSDNKSDDGGDSIPLEYIKKQPRKPKISRSFEQPIKPKMKPERMALSLDVSSISNISRKSSLPEKDRSFPGSLRLDEITAAEPLLENQ; translated from the exons ATGGAAGTGGAAATTCATGTTGCGTCCATCGCCCCACCGCCTCGCAATGACAAAAGTGCCCCTAAGCCCTCGTTATTGGCACCTAGGGACCAGTCCAATGTTATAG AGAACCAATTAGCTAAGGTAGAAGTAGAAGAAATCGTGTTAGTGACTCTAGTTTTACTGCTTTGGGTGGGAGCTATCGCGCTATTTTTCAATCGATGGGGCAAAATCCGCATGCTGGAGCCGTATCAgccaaaattcaataatcaGGAGCCCCATCGTCCGTCCTGTCCTTCGGGCTCCTCTACCGTACACCCTCCTCTGAGTACTAGTTTACCCAGGATCCAAAAAGTTACTACA CAACGAATGTCATTTAGCAAGTACAATGTAAATGCTTTAACAGACCCTTTATCCATCCTGCCTTCTCCCATCATTAAAAGGCCTAGGAGAAGCTCTGTTTTTGTGGGTAGTTCATTGATGTTAAATAAATCTCCCCGTCGAGCTAAGTCTGCTGCTGATATCCATTATATCGGTGTAATGGATAATCGCCGATTATCAAGCTCACTGACTG GTTCTTTAACGCCTTTCGTTTCTCGAGATCGTAGACCTTCCCTGATTACTATCGAGAGACCAAGCGACCGACCAATTTTCATATCTTCACGTCGCCGTCCATCTGTCACTATCGAAAGGTCTCAGTTTCCTAAGGGTAGGCGATCTTCGTGCTTTGTCATGGAAAGAACCTCCTCCGCCACTCATAGAAATTGTAATAGTTTTGAAAGCTCTGCTGTTTGGAGAACACCTTCCATGACGGTCACTAATGAACGAAGATCATGCGGAAG TATAGCTCTGCCATCCGATAATAAATCAGACGACGGAGGAGATTCCATACCCCTGGAATACATCAAGAAGCAGCCCAGGAAACCGAAAATCTCACGTAGTTTCGAACAGCCCATAAAACCTAAGATGAAGCCAGAACGTATGGCTCTCAGTCTAGATGTCAGCAGTATTTCCAACATTAGCAGGAAATCCTCCTTGCCAGAAAAAGATCGGTCTTTTCCAGGTAGTTTACGGCTGGATGAAATTACAGCAGCTGAGCCTTTGCTGGAAAATCAGTAA
- the LOC136343291 gene encoding uncharacterized protein isoform X3, which yields MLEPYQPKFNNQEPHRPSCPSGSSTVHPPLSTSLPRIQKVTTQRMSFSKYNVNALTDPLSILPSPIIKRPRRSSVFVGSSLMLNKSPRRAKSAADIHYIGVMDNRRLSSSLTGSLTPFVSRDRRPSLITIERPSDRPIFISSRRRPSVTIERSQFPKGRRSSCFVMERTSSATHRNCNSFESSAVWRTPSMTVTNERRSCGSYPHPTISIALPSDNKSDDGGDSIPLEYIKKQPRKPKISRSFEQPIKPKMKPERMALSLDVSSISNISRKSSLPEKDRSFPGSLRLDEITAAEPLLENQ from the exons ATGCTGGAGCCGTATCAgccaaaattcaataatcaGGAGCCCCATCGTCCGTCCTGTCCTTCGGGCTCCTCTACCGTACACCCTCCTCTGAGTACTAGTTTACCCAGGATCCAAAAAGTTACTACA CAACGAATGTCATTTAGCAAGTACAATGTAAATGCTTTAACAGACCCTTTATCCATCCTGCCTTCTCCCATCATTAAAAGGCCTAGGAGAAGCTCTGTTTTTGTGGGTAGTTCATTGATGTTAAATAAATCTCCCCGTCGAGCTAAGTCTGCTGCTGATATCCATTATATCGGTGTAATGGATAATCGCCGATTATCAAGCTCACTGACTG GTTCTTTAACGCCTTTCGTTTCTCGAGATCGTAGACCTTCCCTGATTACTATCGAGAGACCAAGCGACCGACCAATTTTCATATCTTCACGTCGCCGTCCATCTGTCACTATCGAAAGGTCTCAGTTTCCTAAGGGTAGGCGATCTTCGTGCTTTGTCATGGAAAGAACCTCCTCCGCCACTCATAGAAATTGTAATAGTTTTGAAAGCTCTGCTGTTTGGAGAACACCTTCCATGACGGTCACTAATGAACGAAGATCATGCGGAAG CTACCCTCATCCTACCATCAGTATAGCTCTGCCATCCGATAATAAATCAGACGACGGAGGAGATTCCATACCCCTGGAATACATCAAGAAGCAGCCCAGGAAACCGAAAATCTCACGTAGTTTCGAACAGCCCATAAAACCTAAGATGAAGCCAGAACGTATGGCTCTCAGTCTAGATGTCAGCAGTATTTCCAACATTAGCAGGAAATCCTCCTTGCCAGAAAAAGATCGGTCTTTTCCAGGTAGTTTACGGCTGGATGAAATTACAGCAGCTGAGCCTTTGCTGGAAAATCAGTAA